The following nucleotide sequence is from Ochotona princeps isolate mOchPri1 chromosome 24, mOchPri1.hap1, whole genome shotgun sequence.
CCCAGAGAAGTTCCGGGCTTCAGTCTAGCcctgctgttacagccatttgggaagtgagatatctctctctctctctctctctctctctctctctctctttctccctctttcactgtaattctgcctttctgatacataaatgtctttaaaataaatacagaggGACATTTCAACCCAAATACACCTAAAAGAAGCCTGGAGCCCAACAggcagcccagcaggtgcagacCCAGTGGGCAGTGTGAGGGAGTATCCTCAAATTCAGTCACCCACAGAAATAAACCCCAAATTAATGCCCAAGAGCATCCAAGGTCAGCATTTTTACACCACGGGCTCTGGCGCTCCCCGTTATGTGACACTGCTTCGTTCTGCACCCACTGGCCCTGGTCCCTAGAGGGAGTTGGGGGCTTGGAGTTCGAGCCTGAACTGGGGACCACGACTCTCCAGGCTCTCAGCACTTGTGAGAGTCCCACCACACTTGTGTGCCCACCACACAGTCacaggacagagaggaagtgtcCTGAGGTGTGTCCCTTGGCACCAGCAGCCTTCACAAGCAACCTGCTTTCCCCACTAGAACGGAGAGCAGAGGGCAGCCCTTACCGCTACCCCACCTACTGTTGTCCCACCTGCTGGGAACCATCTCTAAACGGTCTCCCGGACAACCTGCCCTGGCCCATCCTTCCTGGACTGGCAATGCCGGGGCTGTCCTTGGCGCAGTTCCGCAATAacgccagcaggtggcagcagagacCGTCCTTTCGGCGGTGCGCACTTCCACCAAGTTCGCCTCCCTGAGAGGCGGGTGAGGCGAAGGTGTGATTCCGCCATGGTGCCCACCTGGCCCGTGGGGTCCGGcccgcagtgaccagagctggactgctccaaaaccaggagcctggagcttcctctgagtctcccatgtgggtgcagggcccacgaacttcggccatcctccactgctttcccaggtacatgggcAGGGAGCCCGGATCTCAAACCTGCACGTTGCCAAAGTGCCAAGCCCGTGGGGAGCCTGTGACATGGCAGCTACCCAAGCCTGCCCCGCACCCCGTGCCTCCCGGCTGCACCCGGAAACCGCTGCCCAGGACTGGCCTCACCCCCCACCCGCAGGCCCAGGTCTCGGGTTGCTCAAGCTGCCACTGGCAGCAGCTGTCCCAGTCATCACCACccagaggatggccccagagcAGCTTATCATCGCCTGGCCTGGGTCTGTCTGTCTGGGACTCCCCTCTCCCACAGGATGGGGGGCAGGTCTtcctggggaaggaaggaaggcagatcccgcccccccccccccccgccgcagCCACCACCTACCCAGAGTTCAGTGCAGTGCACACTGTCCCACAGTGCCATTCAGTGGGCAGTatgcaatcatttttttttcttaaataagacatatttatttgaaaggtgatggAGAGAGTTCTTCCAGCCCCTGGTTCCCCCACCCAATGACCACAACATGcgggcctgagccaggccagtctggagcctgaaattccatccagggcttccctgggacccaagcacttgggcgacTCTCCATgacttcccaggagcattggcagggagctgcatcaggctTGCCACAGCGACTCGAACTGGCATTCCtacaggatgctgatgctgcaagcCAGGgccttagctgctatgccacagtgccggcctGTGCAGTCATTTCCCACGCAGGAGCCAGTGAACTGCAAGCTGAGTGTGACACTGTAAGCCCCGCCCTCTGAGGTGCGACACTATAAACCCCGCCTTCTGTGGGTGTGCCTCTATAAACCCCACCCTCTGTGGGTGTGGCGCTGTGAACCCCACCCTCTGTGGGTGTGGCACTGTaaaccctgcccctgcccctgtggGTGTGACACTGTAAACcctgcccctgtgggtgtggctgACACTTGTGAGCCCCGCCccctgtgggtgggagggacatTTTGTAAGTCCTCCGCACTATTGGGTAGTGCTGAGCCTCAGGCCTCACCACAACCAAGCATACCACAGCTGTGAGCAGAGAGACAGGCaagctgttggttcactgctcGAGTGCCTCCAAGAGCTGAGGgactggccaggccagagccaggggccagggaccccATCGGGGGCTCCCACAGAGGTAGCAAGGACCCAGGGACTAGATCCATCACTCCAgcctcccaggctgcacctgagcagggagctggggtcaggtgGCGGAGCTCAGAGCTGGCCCAAGGATGCAGGACATAGAGGGAAATCTTGCAATAAGCCTCCGTGAAGGCTTGGGAAGCGCTGGACACCCCCTTGCCAGGCACCTTGCCTCCACTCCAGGACCCAGCATCTGTACCCGTGAAGTcccacagcagcacctgctgggtgtGGAGCCAGCGGCTGCCCAGCCCGCTGTGGCCCGGCTGGAGGAGAGACCTCACAGTCAATGGCCTGGGTCGCAACACCAGCATTTTGTTCCAATCCTGGAGCGAGACTGGGGTGAGACCCACTTGTGAGAGGCGTGTGCATTTCCCCACACTCTCAGTCCAGATTCCTGCACCAGGAACCGGCCCTTGGtccctgagcacacacacacacacacacatggatcaGCCCGTTCCTCTCGCCCTCCTAGGCAGGGGCTCTGCTGCAAGCTGGACCAGTACTCATGGAGAGGCCGCCTGGGACTCCCACAGTTCCTTCACACCTGGCAGGGAGTCCACACGCCCGCCCCCCAGTAAGCCAGCTCACAGGGTTCCATGAGGAGCGCGCACCGATCCTggggcctggagtgaggagcacGCCATGTACCTGTGTGCGTTTACCTATGTGCCTGTACCTGTGTGTGGCGTCCCTGAACGCACCGTGCACCTGCATGCCGCGTCCCTGCATGCCATATACCTGTGTGCCATGTACCTGCTCGCCCTGCACCCAAGCGCCATGTCCCTGTGCACTGTGCGCCTGTGTGCCCGCAtacctgtgtgccaggcacctaTGCACTCCTATGCGTCGTGTGCCTGTGTGTTGTGTCCTGTGCACTGTACACCTGCCTCCCTGCACTTGGACCGAGTCACCCAGCCTCTGCGAGAGAGAAGCTGAAGCCAGAGATGGTGCTGGATAGAGTCCCGGCTGAGACTGCACGGTCGCTGCTGTGGGTGTCAGCGGTGCAGCTTCGCCACTCCCCAGGCCCTCGTCCCACGGtgacacacagggacacagcacACACCACCCTGGCCGCACGAAGGCCACTGCCCGGCGCCCGGCTAGGTCCCATcgccagggcagcaggtggctaTCCAGGCTCAGATGGCctggtcctgcctctgcttcagcCTGAGCACACGGGCGGCCGCCAGAAAGGATGCCCCGGTGAGCAGCTCGGCGACGAAGCTgacccagcccagggccagggacCAGCCGAAGCGGATGTCCACCTGTTCCAGCAGCGCCTTCTCCTCCAGCTGACACAGTGCCTCCCGGAAGGCGGCGGCCGAGTAGGCAATGTACACGCTGATGCCGGTGAGTGTGACCGAGGCTGCAGGAGAGGGCAGGGGTGCGGGCAGGGGTGCGGGCAGGGGTGCGTGCCAGCCTTCTAGCacccttcccttttcttcctccagctccccagcctcctcccctcccttatactccctcccctctccccatcctcttcctctttcccctcccttgcctcctcctccccactcggcatctctccttcctttctcttccccctgCCATTCCTCCCCTCACTCCTCTCCCCCAATGTGTCCCTGCAGCATTGTGGCCTGTGACCAGCGTCCCCTgcatccctcccctgccccagcctccacTTCTGTCTGTCAGTTCCACCTGCTCAGCCCCCAAGCTGAGTGGGAGCCTGTGCAGGCAGGCTACAGGTCCCTGGCCACACGCCCTTCCTGATGGCTGCAGCGACACCAGCAGGACTGGCTCTGCCCATGCCAGCCCAGAGCTCTAGCCTTCATGGCCCGGGGTAAAGGGGACAGACGGCTTCATTCATGACCCCATGAGAAGGGCCCTGCCCTCCCACACGCATCCAGCACCCCTGAGGGGCTGAGCCCTGAGCAGGGCAGGCACCTACCTCCAAAGAGGAAGAGCGCCCCCgtgagcaggagcaggaggccaGCTCGGAGGAGGAAGCTCAGAAAACCCGTCATGCCCCCGCAGACCATCAGGATGAGGCTGAGTGGCAGCAGGATCACAAATGTCCCATGCATGGCTGGGGAGAGACACTTGCTGAGCACCCCGAGGGGCCAGCACCCAGCTCTAacacaccctcctcctcctccgggaAGCCTTCCCAGATAGCTTCCATGGGAGGCTGTCCCCTGAGCCGTGGGGCTTCTCTGAGCAGATTTCACCACTGAACTTCTCACTTGGATCTGCAGCATCTATCCACACTTGCCCACAACTGGAAAACGGTGAGGACCAGAGATCAGACCTGCCCTGTGGGCAACAGAGTGACAGGTCACAGCCATGCCAGACACGCAGCCAACTCTGACAGAATGAACTATGCCATGGGCTCCACACCCATGGCTACCTGCACCACGGCCACGGGAGCCAAAGAAGCCAGGGGACCGCTTGGCAGGTGTTTTTGCTGATGGCCGGGACTGGAGCCTGTGTGTCTTGAAAGAACATACATGTGGTCACCAGGGGGCGCCTCCTGCTCAGGTTTGGCAGGAGCCGGCCTCTTGACGCTCAGGTGTGCGACCACTAAGCACAGAATGGGAGCCAGGGAGGTTttcccacctgctgactcacttccccaaatgcccccaacagccagGCCAGAGTCGGGAATCAgggactccgtctgggtctccaccatcagggagctggggccCAGAAGCGataccaggactcaaatccaggcaccccGATGTGGCCAGCACCATCCCCCGGCAATGACCTCACCCTCTGAGCCACACACATATATCCTGCTGGGCCACGGTCCGCTTGGCTGCACCCCACCTGGTTCCACAAAATCTAACTGCCCATGGTAAGCTGGCAGCAGAGTGCAAATGCCGGGCCGGATGACTGGGGTGGGATGCCAGGAGGCAGGTGAAAAAGGGTAGAGACCAGAGCACATGGGCACACGTCTCCCCGTGCCCTCTGACCTCCACAGCCAGTGCTGTAAACTGCTGGCAGCCACAGCTTCCCCAGTCCCTGGGGTCAAGTTCCTGATGGCAGCAAAGAGGAGCCTGCGCCCGCCAATAATGAAAGTACCAAAGATAACAATAACCCTGTCTCCAGACCTGAGACCTAGAGTTGATCTGCACCCCTGCCGGGGGGATGAAGGTGGCTCTGCCTCCTGGGCTACCCAGGAGTGGAGTGGGATGGAGCAGCTAAGTCACCAgctgggaagcctgcatcccacgtCGGGGTGCCTGAGTTTCAGTCTTGGCTCTGCCGGCAGCTTGCTGCGAGTGCACGTGTAGATGCCGGCTCAAGGACTCAGCTCCCTGCACGGTGAGGACCACGCTGCATGGCGTGCTAGCTGCTGGCTCTCACCTGGCCAGCCTCAGCTCTGCTACACATTTGGGGAGATAGCCAcaaagtatctctctctctctttctctctgtatctcccttcctcctgccctccctcctagATTATGTACACATTCACCTGCACACAGatgctcttcaaaaagttcctgcaagatgcatattatgaaaaacaacaacaacaaaaagaacaatgcacagattgcaaaaaaattttgcaccaaaatcaactgGCCCGGCAAGTCCACGCTTCCAGAATCTGAGACCCTCCTGCGCATGTGTGTGGCTATGTGTATGTAACAACTCACACGGTCCTCCAGGGCCTGCCCATTTCCCACCTGCCCTCAGTGGGCACCCACAGTGTCACCGCCAACCACCCCATCCCCAACTGGAGACTGCAGTGCCCGGCTCCTGGAGGGCAGTCAGTCTAGACTGTTTTAATCCCACTGCATTCTCCAGCACCCGTAGGGGCCACCAGCCCGGGGGCCCTCAGTCCCGGCCTTCCCAGGACTCACTGAGAAGTCGCCGGCTCGAGTCGCTCATGGTCACATTCTCCTGCCAGAAGGGGTTCATCAGCGGCGTGCACGGGCTCTGAACTGCACGGGAAGGAGAAAGCAATGGGGTAGGGGGGACGCCTGGCGCCTGGAGTGCGCCCCATTGCCTTTGACCTCGCCC
It contains:
- the TMEM114 gene encoding transmembrane protein 114 isoform X1, coding for MMRVRLGTLARAAALTGALSFVLLAAAIGTDFWYIIDTERLEKGGAGAQDVPGAVNRSQPEPLSSHSGLWRTCRVQSPCTPLMNPFWQENVTMSDSSRRLLTMHGTFVILLPLSLILMVCGGMTGFLSFLLRAGLLLLLTGALFLFGASVTLTGISVYIAYSAAAFREALCQLEEKALLEQVDIRFGWSLALGWVSFVAELLTGASFLAAARVLRLKQRQDQAI
- the TMEM114 gene encoding transmembrane protein 114 isoform X2; the protein is MMRVRLGTLARAAALTGALSFVLLAAAIGTDFWYIIDTERLEKGGAGAQDVPGAVNRSQPEPLSSHSGLWRTCRVQSPCTPLMNPFWQENVTMSDSSRRLLTSVTLTGISVYIAYSAAAFREALCQLEEKALLEQVDIRFGWSLALGWVSFVAELLTGASFLAAARVLRLKQRQDQAI